Genomic DNA from Prunus persica cultivar Lovell chromosome G1, Prunus_persica_NCBIv2, whole genome shotgun sequence:
AATAAGAAATAATTCAGAGGAAGCATTGCAGAtacaataatttttgtttggagaAACCATTAAAGGTACATTTAAATGATATAGCATAcaaataatacatacatgaaTCATGGGACCGCCAATaacaaaaactaaagaaaCATCAATAAATATCCATTTCGCATATTCATTCCCTCATTTCTATGCCTATATATTTCGGAACTGGGTCTGAGTCACCCTAGGATACCAGTTGCAAGACATCATACCTTCATTTCTGCTCTGGCATCAGATTGATAAGCCCGGTCTGACATGCCGACTGCCATCTATAATTTTCAAAGCCGAACTATGATCTCAATAAGTGTAAACTAAAGCGAGTTCAAATTATTtggctgaaaaaataaatgataatgGGAATACATACACGTCTTGCATTCTTCAGCATGCTTATCACTTGAAAGTACGTAAAACCGTTGTAAAGAATTGCACCCCAGAGTGGCATATAAAATGTTATAAAGTGAATTGCCTGTAAGAATGGGAGTACAGCGATGAAAATTCAGTTACATCAGGCAGCTATAGAACTCCAATTGGGCCAACTGTGCAACAATGACTTAAGGATGCTTAAATTTGCAAGGTATTCTATAAATGAACTGTTGGTTTCACATGACAGGTTTGTAAAGCTAAAGCTTATTTTTGTATCTACTAGTAGTACATGTTAagaattaatgaaattcaacTATTAGGAAGCAGAGAACTCTGACACATATTCAGGATTAACATAGTCCAATTGTAGATATCATTGTGAATGTGATGATTAGCATGAGTAGGGCATAGATTTTACTTCCATTATCATTGATTTTTACATGTTTAATCTACACTTATGGTATCTGACCAAAAAGATTTACATTTGTGGTGTCAATGACAGCAGCttcaacattaaaaatattctCCCAGACATCATCAAGAATTCCTCCCGACCAACGAGGTTCAAGGTGTTGTAATTTGTAAAACCAACTAATTGCAGAAGAACTCTAGAAATTCCCATAGTCTGGAATGGAAAGCAAAAACATAGAGTCTTCAGACAACATTCTTGCAGCCAATAGGTACTGTGCACTTACCTTTCCAGTACGCCCTGATTGTGACCAACACCATGTACCAAGGTGGCTATGGTTATTACCAATAGAGCGCACCACCGTCATAACTAGTGAAGTCCCTGtgaaagcaaaaagaaaatagaagcaAATGAACTGTAATGAGCTTCACAGTTTAAATCTAACAACTAATGgcattactctctctctctctctctctcagagcAGGAACATAAGAAGCAGCTAAATTTTCTATTCTCTCTCAGCGGGAACATACGAAGAAGctaaattttctataaacaCTGCAAGCAAAATGAAAGATCTTTggcaaaacataaaaaggtCATACCCCAAACATACAAATGAAACATTGCCTCCATATCTTCAACATCCGTTTTGTGTCTAACAACCGTGCGGTGGAGGGTAAAAGCAATCGTGGTAGTCCATAGGAAAGATGCTACACAGAAGAAATGAGTGCTATAGCCATGCGAGTAACAGAAAAATCCTCTGGATGGATCCCTGCACAAAAGAGCAAATTACTCCCCTTATATCACTTAAAAGCCAGAATCAGATAAATTTGTTATATTATCTGACTGCACTTGTGTCTGGGAAGCGAGCTTACCCAACCATGCTGAAGAAGCTACAAAGCATATCCTGCATAACAAAATAAGCAATAAATATTCTTAACCATGTGGACGgtaacaataacaataaaatgGCTTTCTTTTGCTCCCAATTTAATCAAACTTCAAGCTAATCACTAGAACGAAGCGAGTCTTAAAGAACAACAAAGCCCTAAATCCTAAATGTTTAGAAAAGTTATGTTGAATCTTTCAAGCTCAAGTCACCGAAGTAAAAGCCACTACATAAAGCTAAGAAATTGCACAATTTTCTAACAATTTTAAAGTAATCAAATGCAATTTGCTATAGATTAAGTTCAATTTCCAAGTATTTAGAGAAGCTCAAGTTTCCAGAAATAGAAAACACCACGTCACCGGCAATCGAGCAATTAGATCTAACAGGCgcaattttatcattttaagCAAAATTCACAGAATGAGAGAGAAGACATACAGAGAGGGCGAGGTAGAATACGAGCTTGAAGGAGAACTTGCGGAGCTCTTTGAAGAGAACGTAGCAGAGGACTATGAAGCCCGACCCGACGAATGAGAGGCTCGCCGCTCCGGCGTTGACTGCGGTCAACACTTGGCGATCGTACTCCGTCAGTCCTCCGGCGACTTGCCCCGTCGCCGCCATTTTCTTCTCTGtctatctctttctctgcTTGTAGTTGTTATGATTCGATCGCGCCAATACAGTCAGATACTCGGCCCGAGTCTGTGGATTTAGAATTTCAAAACGTTGTTATTTATGTTGTGACGGCAGTGGTCACTTTGGTCGAGTGATTAATGCAATTCTCTGCTGCTTTAACTTTCAAGTGTTTCCGCGTGGGTTCGAATCTTAGAGGCGAAGGAGTTGCAGGATTAACAACAATTTTttaccaattttattttattttctctttccaaAACATGATTCATTTGGGCAAATACAtcgtttttaattttcaatttatttatttattttgctacCATAAATATGATCATTTATTTAGGACTGAAAACTATTAAAATCATGTCATATAATTTACAAAAGCAATAtactaaattattttaatatagagagagagagttcaaaTTCGGTTATAAAGAAACTAGCTTACTACCTTAATAAATCTGCCTAACTCACATTTACAATCATGTCATACAATTTACGTATCAATAAGTTATTACAATATTTACTTTGTTGTTGAGTATATATACAATCTTTAGGTATCAAGAAGTCATTTatttactatttcttttttgggctAAATAGGAAAGATTGGACTTCCATGCATGTGTATTTTGGTGTTTGTATCACTAGTTCTAGTTTGTTTAGGCTCgagccttttttatttatcgtGAAGACGGGTCAATacaccctttttttcttcctttttcttttatgattcaTCGATTGTACTTTGTATAGGCCCAagcccctttttttctttttttcttttttttttccagggtCAGTAAGTACgcccttttctctttttttctaaaGACAGGCAACGGCTTTAGCGGCTGCAGGAACAACCTCCCCTGAAGGAGGAGCCTCCCTTTTTCTATCACCTCCACCTCATCTAAGCCTCGGTCCTTCGCCTCTACCTCCTTTGAGCCCGGGTCTGTTGCCTTCACCTCCTTTAAGCTTAGATCCGTCGCCTCCTTTTGTCACTGCCAAAACCTCTTTCTAACAGCCAAGTTGCTtttcctccacctccaccatgGTCGAACGGCCTAGAAGCTCGGGCCTCTTATTATTTTTACGAAGACAGGAGAGTACGCTGTTTTTCcccattttccttcctttttctttttcaattcacCATTTGTACTACTTGTATAGGCATgatccttttcttcttttttgcgaAGTTGAGTGAGTACGCCTTTTTATCCTTCGTgattcccttttcttttttgattcaCCAGTTGCAATTTGTTTAGGCCcgtgcctttttttttcccccccgAAGGTAAGTGAGTACTCATTTTTCCCCCATCTtcccatcatttttcttttttgattcaCCAGTTGCAAGCCTCTCAATGCTCTAATGAATTGTCTTCATTAAAATTGTTTATTAGTAAGTCTACcgcaacatatccaaatttggCATTATTTAGATAAATGTGGAATCCTCAGGACTAAAAACACCAGAAGCATTTTAGTAACAACGAAAGCTGATGACAACATCAATATATTCAGTTAATTTTTTGCATACTAACTTTTTGGCACTGCTCACACAAACACCaactgacttttttttttttttttttggttacgtAGCCAAATTTTAAGAGTACATGTATAACAcaataaaagaattttgaaagataataattaatgaaagagatatttagttatatattcATTCTTAGCATTAATGATATAGATAAATTatatactatttaatttctataaaaaaacccaaaaaattacAGCTGgctctattgaatttaattttaattgttaaattactttgatactcaattgagtgttttgagttttttttaatgaggttTTAAGATTGAGCTTGTTTTATGAAACCAATGgcagttttataatttataagaaattaaaagcctctttgttatgttgtaaatgagctttggatgtatttatttttttataatttaagttCATATATTGtatataatagtgaatctccctaaataaaaatcattgaAAGATAACAAcgacaaaataaaatggaaaacaaaagaaaaaacattctGGTCTATTGGAAATAAACCAATAGTCAAAAGTTCGAAAGCCCAAAATGAGATGGGTTCATTACGGAATACACCCACATATTTGGACCACAACAAAACTTgaacaaaagtaaaatgaCGATTATAGGCATGCGATTGTCgcccaaatttgaattttgatcacACAGGGCTATCGTCTGTGCGGGTTACTCTGACAAAATCCCCAACTCTATTCGACACAAAAGAACAATCCCTAAACCAAATTCCCCGACGACGTCATCGCTCGCACTACCGTAGGCGCCATGACAGCTCTGTCGAGTTAGTAAAGAAGAGGTAAGCACTGGCTTTTACAATTGATATCTAATTGGTTGAAAATTTGCagctcttctctttttcttttttccacaTATTGAACTTTGTAAAAATTCAAAGTTTGcatcttttgttttgtctttCCCTAATATACAATTGCGTTGTGGGTTCGTTTCCTTTCTGTTGTCATCTGTAATTTGGGTATGCCTTTTGTGAAATAGATTCAAAAGTTTATTAGAATCATGAAATTAACCTGAGAAGATTACCCAGTAACAGTCACATTAATGGAGGATTCATTTTAGGGGCAATTGCTCCCATTGGCTGTGAATGTATGATTATAACTGAATGTGTTTTGAAGAAGTGACTTTGATATTGGTATTGCTGGCTGTGTAACTTAAGATGTCAATCTATAAACGAAGTTGTAGGTTTTAACTAAAATTTCCATTAAATTAAGATTTATGCAATCTGCTTTGATGATTTTGTAAGGATGTAATGCCTAGTAGAGTGAGATTTCAATGGCTCACTAATAGCATGATTGTATCTAGAGAAAGACATACTCAATGTATTGGTAACGAGGTCACCATCCAGTCCTTgagaaatatgaaaatttgttGAGAACAATTGTAAATATTCAATGTTTGAAATTGCTCAGCGTCCTATCTTttctaatgtttgtttttttggagTTTCTAATACAGCTCAAGGTCAATGAAGTTTTGATTTGGTTGTTTGTCATCAGTTTCTTATATAACGCAAATCTGGAGATGCCGAAGACCAAGAGGATGAGGGAGATGTTGAAGACCGAGGTTGATGATGTGACCGCATGGGGAAAATCCCAGAAACTGGAGAACATCTCTTCTAGGGGCTCTCCCCACCGCAGGAGATCGCCGTCAATGGCTACCGCTGCAACAAACGCCCTCCCTTCTTTGGAGTTGTTGGCCTATGATCTGCCTCCAAGGAGACTCACCCTCGCTCCCCATCAGTATAAGTACTGCTCATTGGCTCTCAAATTCTTCAAGGACAAGCTCCGGATGCCTGAACAGATCAAACAAGACTGGGATCAGTTAGATGCCATTTATATAACACAATCTGAGGCGGAGAAGCATTGCACTGGCTCTCAACAATGTCAATTTTAGCAAAAACCATTATGATGACTACGTAGCGTTGGACGAAAATAGGGTTGTTCTCAACTATTCTGCAGCAGGAGACTACATCAATGCTAGCTTCATCACATCATGTTCCTCTTCTTTTATTGCAACACAAGGTCCACTTTCAGAGACCTTTGAGGATTTTTGGGAGATGGTAATCCAGTACCGTTGCTCTGTAGTTGTCATGCTTACTGACTTGGATGATAATAAATGTGGAGATTATTTTCAGGCAGAAGG
This window encodes:
- the LOC18790102 gene encoding G-protein coupled receptor 1 isoform X2 — its product is MAATGQVAGGLTEYDRQVLTAVNAGAASLSFVGSGFIVLCYVLFKELRKFSFKLVFYLALSDMLCSFFSMVGDPSRGFFCYSHGYSTHFFCVASFLWTTTIAFTLHRTVVRHKTDVEDMEAMFHLYVWGTSLVMTVVRSIGNNHSHLGTWCWSQSGRTGKAIHFITFYMPLWGAILYNGFTYFQVISMLKNARRMAVGMSDRAYQSDARAEMKALNRWGYYPLILIGAWAFGTINRIHDFIEPGHKIFWLSLLDVGTSALMGLFNSIAYGLNSSVRRAIYERFWPDRLQRWFPNSSRFRNQQQESELVALKIEDQH
- the LOC18790102 gene encoding G-protein coupled receptor 1 isoform X1; the encoded protein is MAATGQVAGGLTEYDRQVLTAVNAGAASLSFVGSGFIVLCYVLFKELRKFSFKLVFYLALSDMLCSFFSMVGDPSRGFFCYSHGYSTHFFCVASFLWTTTIAFTLHRTVVRHKTDVEDMEAMFHLYVWGTSLVMTVVRSIGNNHSHLGTWCWSQSGRTGKAIHFITFYMPLWGAILYNGFTYFQVISMLKNARRMAVGMSDRAYQSDARAEMKALNRWGYYPLILIGAWAFGTINRIHDFIEPGHKIFWLSLLDVGTSALMGLFNSIAYGLNSSVRRAIYERLDLFWPDRLQRWFPNSSRFRNQQQESELVALKIEDQH